One Vespa velutina chromosome 9, iVesVel2.1, whole genome shotgun sequence DNA segment encodes these proteins:
- the LOC124951651 gene encoding uncharacterized protein LOC124951651, producing the protein MFILSLDPYEKPLKWWETEHVKYAISYKPVKLRVEELMGSHIIHLTDRQYMTTFVENIRNNYRHKQLNRIEKRKEWDQTMFGSFILEDNI; encoded by the exons ATGTTTATTTTAAGTTTAGATCCATATGAAAAACCATTGAAATGGTGGGAAACCGAGCACGTAAAATACGC TATAAGTTACAAACCTGTAAAATTAAGAGTGGAAGAATTGATGGGAAgtcatataatacatttaacaGATCGACAATATATGACTACTTTtgtagaaaatattcgaaataattatagacACAAACAACTaaatagaattgaaaaaagaaaggaatgggATCAGACGATGTTTGGATCATTTATTTTGgaagataatatatag
- the LOC124951644 gene encoding intraflagellar transport protein 81 homolog isoform X1, translated as MSENIKFIVAEVNKLLEKNYNLIGFSALNPEDLLQILSDVLIKIQQQDAPKIDIKTETPEQSSVRILSALRILKYQPNSDPVTFRQGIVRGDSETIYAILTWLLTHKDIVRQRAYLARFLVKIEIPSDYLGDPEIAALYEQYSNMVNQFKTVHKEREIGKKNFEIAAEFTEDLKAMEKEKEAVLQRIEKMKVKAQPAFYLLDAARALRMEKDRERDLALQKEQESKIMSGLQISFQGIERELQTLKRTSEEITPQTLIQHLTDEVTVQTAIMKEKLAYEIEMKKKRIAALMSVRGYSYLGPDQITTLRNKLDLITKEIQGLVETKITKTDNDKMEPFRQQATTISNMKRNVLERLENTNDRLKELQTKLEEKREQSKIFMEEIAPKGEDLKKYVAHLKIKSISYKRYRAELTALKAEIGVLQRTAVILKAQAALIDQGNKHIDLGKQSIPDSYTPANAFSTNVQLFKMISALRAKLLPLLNETQALRQKSRDLEERYRKANTVQSTLETVIGSPTGNVLFEINQLKEKIAKDKEEKERLKEALSKMKSLEQRIQKEMDASSSSDNSRSLKDEFSDSIAVEEEIMKNLKLQKENLEKDASKNEKQTQQWNHIAAIFTCKIQCAEDSKHNDGIVVRRGGAETLVLQ; from the exons ATGagcgaaaatattaaatttattgtagcagaagttaataaattgttagaaaaaaattataatttgattgGTTTTAGTGCTTTGAATCCTGAAGACTTATTACAG atcttaAGCGatgtattgataaaaatacaaCAACAAGATGCAccaaaaatcgatattaaaactGAAACCCCTGAACAGAGTTCAGTACGTATTCTTTCTGCTCTTCGTATACTTAAATATCAACCGAATTCTGATCCAGTGACTTTTCG ACAAGGAATTGTTCGAGGTGATTCTGAAACAATATATGCAATTTTAACATGGTTATTAACTCATAAAGATATAGTTCGTCAAAGAGCTTATTTGGCACGTTTTCTTGTTAAg atcgaAATTCCATCAGATTATTTAGGAGATCCAGAAATAGCAGCACTTTACGAACAATATTCGAATATggttaatcaatttaaaactGTTCAcaaggaaagagagatcggTAAAAAG AATTTTGAGATCGCTGCTGAATTTACCGAAGATCTCAAAgcaatggaaaaagaaaaagag gCAGTTTTGCAACGTATCGAGAAGATGAAAGTTAAAGCTCAACCTGCATTTTATCTTTTGGATGCAGCTCGTGCCTTACGTATGGAAAAAGATCGAGAACGTGATCTTGCTTTacagaaagaacaagaaagcaAGATAATGTCTGGTTTACAA ATATCCTTTCAAGGAATAGAACGTGAGTTGCAAACATTAAAACGAACTAGTGAGGAAATAACACCTCAAACATTAATACAACATCTAACGGACGAAGTGACCGTACAGACTGCCATAATGAAAGAGAAGTTAGCTTATGAAattgagatgaaaaaaaaacgaatagcTGCTCTTATGTCAGTACGAGGATATTCTTATTTAGGACCAGATCAAATAACAACTTTAAGgaataaattagatttaataacaaaagaaattcaagGTTTAGTCGAAACAAAA ATCACTAAAactgataacgataaaatggaACCATTTCGTCAACAAGCAACAACAATATCAAATATGAAACGAAATGTACTCGAACGATTAGAGAATACAAATGATCGTTTGAAAGAGTTACAAACGAaattagaagagaaaagagaacaatcTAAAATCTTCATGGAAGAGATAGCACCTAAGGGagaagatttgaaaaaatatgtagctcatttaaaaatcaaaagtaTTTCGTACAAACGTTACAGGGCAGAATTGACGGCGTTGAAAGCTGAAATTGGAGTATTGCAACGAACGGCCGTTATTCTTAAAGCACAg gcAGCGTTAATAGACCAAGGAAATAAACATATAGATTTAGGAAAGCAATCAATTCCTGATAGTTACACACCGGCCAATGCATTTTCAACAAATGTGCAATTATTCAAAATGATATCTGCACTACGTGCTAAACTCCTACCTTTATTAAATg aaactCAGGCGTTACGACAAAAGTCTCGTGACTTGGAGGAACGTTATAGGAAAGCTAACACAGTTCAGTCGACTTTAGAAACAGTTATCGGAAGTCCAACAGGAAatgtattatttgaaataaatcaattaaaagagaagatagcaaag gataaagaagaaaaagaaaggctCAAAGAAGCATTATCCAAAATGAAAAGTTTGGAAcaaagaatacaaaaagaaatggat GCATCGTCAAGTTCTGATAATAGCCGAAGTTTAAAAGATGAATTCAGTGATTCGATTGCggtcgaagaagaaattatgaaaaatttaaaacttcaaaaagaaaatcttgaaaaagatgctagtaaaaatgaaaaacaaacaCAACAATGGAATCATATTGCAGC aatattCACTTGCAAAATTCAATGTGCAGAAGATAGTAAACATAATGATGGGATTGTAGTACGTAGAGGAGGAGCTGAAACTCTTGTATtgcaataa
- the LOC124951644 gene encoding intraflagellar transport protein 81 homolog isoform X2: protein MHQKSILKLKPLNRVQQGIVRGDSETIYAILTWLLTHKDIVRQRAYLARFLVKIEIPSDYLGDPEIAALYEQYSNMVNQFKTVHKEREIGKKNFEIAAEFTEDLKAMEKEKEAVLQRIEKMKVKAQPAFYLLDAARALRMEKDRERDLALQKEQESKIMSGLQISFQGIERELQTLKRTSEEITPQTLIQHLTDEVTVQTAIMKEKLAYEIEMKKKRIAALMSVRGYSYLGPDQITTLRNKLDLITKEIQGLVETKITKTDNDKMEPFRQQATTISNMKRNVLERLENTNDRLKELQTKLEEKREQSKIFMEEIAPKGEDLKKYVAHLKIKSISYKRYRAELTALKAEIGVLQRTAVILKAQAALIDQGNKHIDLGKQSIPDSYTPANAFSTNVQLFKMISALRAKLLPLLNETQALRQKSRDLEERYRKANTVQSTLETVIGSPTGNVLFEINQLKEKIAKDKEEKERLKEALSKMKSLEQRIQKEMDASSSSDNSRSLKDEFSDSIAVEEEIMKNLKLQKENLEKDASKNEKQTQQWNHIAAIFTCKIQCAEDSKHNDGIVVRRGGAETLVLQ from the exons ATGCAccaaaaatcgatattaaaactGAAACCCCTGAACAGAGTTCA ACAAGGAATTGTTCGAGGTGATTCTGAAACAATATATGCAATTTTAACATGGTTATTAACTCATAAAGATATAGTTCGTCAAAGAGCTTATTTGGCACGTTTTCTTGTTAAg atcgaAATTCCATCAGATTATTTAGGAGATCCAGAAATAGCAGCACTTTACGAACAATATTCGAATATggttaatcaatttaaaactGTTCAcaaggaaagagagatcggTAAAAAG AATTTTGAGATCGCTGCTGAATTTACCGAAGATCTCAAAgcaatggaaaaagaaaaagag gCAGTTTTGCAACGTATCGAGAAGATGAAAGTTAAAGCTCAACCTGCATTTTATCTTTTGGATGCAGCTCGTGCCTTACGTATGGAAAAAGATCGAGAACGTGATCTTGCTTTacagaaagaacaagaaagcaAGATAATGTCTGGTTTACAA ATATCCTTTCAAGGAATAGAACGTGAGTTGCAAACATTAAAACGAACTAGTGAGGAAATAACACCTCAAACATTAATACAACATCTAACGGACGAAGTGACCGTACAGACTGCCATAATGAAAGAGAAGTTAGCTTATGAAattgagatgaaaaaaaaacgaatagcTGCTCTTATGTCAGTACGAGGATATTCTTATTTAGGACCAGATCAAATAACAACTTTAAGgaataaattagatttaataacaaaagaaattcaagGTTTAGTCGAAACAAAA ATCACTAAAactgataacgataaaatggaACCATTTCGTCAACAAGCAACAACAATATCAAATATGAAACGAAATGTACTCGAACGATTAGAGAATACAAATGATCGTTTGAAAGAGTTACAAACGAaattagaagagaaaagagaacaatcTAAAATCTTCATGGAAGAGATAGCACCTAAGGGagaagatttgaaaaaatatgtagctcatttaaaaatcaaaagtaTTTCGTACAAACGTTACAGGGCAGAATTGACGGCGTTGAAAGCTGAAATTGGAGTATTGCAACGAACGGCCGTTATTCTTAAAGCACAg gcAGCGTTAATAGACCAAGGAAATAAACATATAGATTTAGGAAAGCAATCAATTCCTGATAGTTACACACCGGCCAATGCATTTTCAACAAATGTGCAATTATTCAAAATGATATCTGCACTACGTGCTAAACTCCTACCTTTATTAAATg aaactCAGGCGTTACGACAAAAGTCTCGTGACTTGGAGGAACGTTATAGGAAAGCTAACACAGTTCAGTCGACTTTAGAAACAGTTATCGGAAGTCCAACAGGAAatgtattatttgaaataaatcaattaaaagagaagatagcaaag gataaagaagaaaaagaaaggctCAAAGAAGCATTATCCAAAATGAAAAGTTTGGAAcaaagaatacaaaaagaaatggat GCATCGTCAAGTTCTGATAATAGCCGAAGTTTAAAAGATGAATTCAGTGATTCGATTGCggtcgaagaagaaattatgaaaaatttaaaacttcaaaaagaaaatcttgaaaaagatgctagtaaaaatgaaaaacaaacaCAACAATGGAATCATATTGCAGC aatattCACTTGCAAAATTCAATGTGCAGAAGATAGTAAACATAATGATGGGATTGTAGTACGTAGAGGAGGAGCTGAAACTCTTGTATtgcaataa
- the LOC124951645 gene encoding septin-4 isoform X5, with protein sequence MDYIGFATLPEQVHRKSVKRGFEFTLMVLGETGLGKSTLINSLFLGDLYKERRIPDASERIDKTTTIEKKTMDIEERGVRLRLTIVDTPGFGDAVNCEDTWKPCLAYIDEQFRQYFTDESGLNRKNIQDNRVHCCLYFIPPYGHGLRQLDLEVLRRLHRKVNVVPVIAKADTLTTQEVKKLKERILADIEEHEIQIYQFPDCDSDEDEEFKQQDKELKACIPFAVVGSSTVLEVAGRKVHGRQYPWGVVEVENPKHSDFVKLRTMLISTHMQDLKDVTQDVHYENFRAQCISQISQQAIRERRYLRM encoded by the exons AT GGATTACATCGGTTTTGCGACTCTTCCCGAACAAGTACATAGAAAATCGGTTAAAAGAGGATTCGAATTTACCTTAATGGTATTAGGCGAAACTGGACTTGGAAAATCAACACTTATTAATAGTCTTTTTCTTGGAGATTTATACAAAGAACGACGTATCCCAGATGCTTCAG AGCGCATTGATAAAACTActacgattgaaaaaaaaacaatggatATAGAAGAACGAGGTGTTAGATTACGTCTAACAATCGTAGATACACCAg GATTTGGAGATGCTGTTAATTGTGAAGACACATGGAAACCATGCTTGGCATATATCGATGAACAATTTCGCCAATATTTCACCGATGAAAGtggattaaatagaaaaaatattcaagataATAGGGTACATTgctgtttatattttattccacCATATGGTCATGG tttACGGCAATTGGATCTCGAAGTATTACGACGTTTACATAGAAAAGTTAACGTAGTACCTGTAATCGCAAAAGCTGATACACTTACTACACAGGAAGttaaaaaattgaaggaaCGAATTCTTGCTGATATAGAAGAACATGAAATTCAG ATATATCAATTCCCTGATTGTGATagcgacgaagacgaagaatttAAACAACAAGATAAAGAATTGAAAGCATGTATACCTTTTGCGGTCGTGGGTAGTTCTACCGTTTTGGAAGTAGCAGGAAGGAAAGTTCATGGTCGACAATATCCTTGGGGAGTTGTAGAAG TCGAGAATCCAAAGCACAGCGACTTTGTGAAACTCCGAACAATGCTGATATCAACGCATATGCAAGATCTTAAGGACGTAACACAAGATGTACATTATGAGAATTTTCGGGCCCAATGCATTTCACAAATATCACAACAAGCAATACGGGAACGGAGGTATTTACgcatgtaa